The stretch of DNA TTGCATTCGCCCGATGATACAGGTGACTCCGCGAAGTCCATGGCGTCGTTCTTGCACCTTGTACCTTGTGCCTTGCACCTCATCAGATTTTCATCGCCACCGCCACTCCATCCCGCAGCGGCAACAGGGTCGTGAAGAACTCCTTCGACTCGTATAACGCCTGATTGAATTCCTTGATTGCCTTAGTCGTTTCCATGTCGGCTTCTTTCGAACCTTCCGCGGCGATCACGCGGCCGTGCCAGAGGGTGTTGTCGGCGACGAAGAGGCCGCCTTTGCGGACGCGCCGGGAGGCCAGACGCAGGGCACGCGGGTAGTCATCCTTGTCGATGTCGCAGAAGATGATGTCGAACTGGCCTTTCTCTTCGGAAAGGAGTTCGAGGGCGTCGCCAGTGCGGATGTCGATGCGATCGGCGACGCCGGCGCGCTGGAAGTATCCGCGAGCCTCGTCGGCGTTCTTGCGGTCGCCATCGGTGTAGATGACGCGTCCGCCTTCGCCGACCGCGCGCGCCCACCAGATGGTCGAATAACCGACGGCGGATCCCA from Terriglobia bacterium encodes:
- a CDS encoding O-methyltransferase, translated to MGEIFIDGIDEYIHSLLPARDEVLTEIEEQARQRNIPIVGPAVGRLFYQLVQMTQAESVFEMGSAVGYSTIWWARAVGEGGRVIYTDGDRKNADEARGYFQRAGVADRIDIRTGDALELLSEEKGQFDIIFCDIDKDDYPRALRLASRRVRKGGLFVADNTLWHGRVIAAEGSKEADMETTKAIKEFNQALYESKEFFTTLLPLRDGVAVAMKI